In Microcella indica, the genomic window GCACATCGAGCTCGTGCCCATGAGCCCTACGCGCCTCATGACGGTGTTCATCACCGACGGCGGTCGTGTCGACCAGCGCATGATCGAGCTGCCGGTCGAGGCCGACGAGGTCTTCGTGGGGGAGCTGAGGGCGAAGCTCAACGCCGCGCTCTCCGGCCGCGCACTCGCCGAGGTCGGCACCGTCGCCGGCACGCTCGACGGCCAGTTCGCCCCCGACCGGCGGGAAGCCGTGCGCGTCGTCGCGGATGCCCTGCTCGGGCACGTCGACGAGCACCGCTCCGACCGGCTCGTCATGGCGGGCGCCGCGAACCTCGTGCGCACCGAGCAGGACTTCGCCGGCAGCGTCTACCCCGTCCTCGAGGCGATCGAGGAGCAGGTGACGCTCCTGAAGCTGTTCAGCGAGATGCAGCTCGACAGCCAGGGGGTGTCGGCCCGCATCGGCCGCGAGAACGATGCGGCGCTGCACGAGGCCGCCGTCGTCACGAGCGCGTACAGCATGGGCCGCGACTCGAGCGCGAAACTCGGGGTGCTCGGCCCCACCCGTATGGACTACTCGAACAACATGGCAGCGGTCCGCGCCGTGGCGCGCTACGTGTCGCGACTGCTCGGTGAGGAATAAGTGGCAGACCACTACGAAGTGCTCGGAATCGATCGCGGTGCGAGCGCCGATGAGGTGAAGAAGGCGTACCGACGCTTGGCGCGCGAGCTGCACCCCGACGTCAACCCGAGCGGGGAGGCGGCTGAGCGGTTCAAGCAGGTCACGCACGCCTACGACGTGCTGAGCGACCCGCAGCAGCGCCAGCAGTACGACATGGGCGGCAGCGGCGGCATGGGCGGAGCATCCGGATTCGGAGGCTTCGGCGACATCTTCGAGACGTTCTTCGGCGGCGGCCAGTCGCAGCGCGGCCCCCGGTCGCGCCGCGAGCGCGGCCAGGATGCCCTCCTGCGCGTCGAGGTCGAGCTCGACGAGATCATCTTCGGCACCCACCGCGAGATCGAGGTCGACACGGCCGTGCTCTGCGAGACCTGCAACGGCTCCTGCTGCTCGCCCGGCACCGAGCCTGCCACGTGCGACATCTGCCGCGGCTCCGGCCAGATTCAGCGCACCGTGCGCAGCCTCCTCGGCAACGTGCTCACCTCGTCGCCGTGCGGCACCTGCCGCGGCTACGGCACCGTGATTCCGAGCCCGTGCCCCACGTGCGCCGGCCAGGGCCGCGTGCGCGCGCGCCGCACGGTCGCCGTCGACATTCCCGCGGGAGTCGATACGGGCCTGCGCATCCAGCTGCCCGGCCAGGGCGAGGTCGGCCCGGCCGGTGGCCCCAACGGCGACCTGTACCTCGAGATGAAGGTCAAGACGCACGAGACGTTCAGCCGCAACGGCGACGACCTGCTCGCGACCGTCGAGGTGCAGATGGCCGACGCGATCCTCGGCACGACGGTGACGCTCCCGGGTCTCGACGGCGATGTGAGCGTCGAGCTCAAGGCCGGCACGCAGAGCGCCGAGATCATCACGATCAAGGATCGGGGCATCACGCGACTGCGCGGCTCCGGCCGCGGTGATCTCAAGATCGGCGTGCAGGTCGTCACCCCGGCCCGTCTCAACAGCAAGGAGACCGAGCTCATCAAGCAGTTCGCCGCGAGCCGTCGGCCCGTGCCGCCGCAGTTCGCGACGTTCCAGCAGGGGCTCTTCTCCAAGCTGCGCGACCGGTTCCTCAACCTGTAGCCGAGCGCATGGCGCACTTCTACCTCGACGAGAGCCTCGCAGCGCAGCTGAGTGCGGCGGGCGAGGAGACCGGGGCGGTCGTCGCGCTGCAGGGCGCGGATGCCCGGCACGCCGTCACCGTCGCACGCGTGCGCTCCG contains:
- the hrcA gene encoding heat-inducible transcriptional repressor HrcA translates to MVSDRALHVLRAIVQDYVASREPVGSKAIVDRHQFGVSAATIRNDMAILEEEELISAPHTSSGRVPTDKGYRVFVDQLADLRPLSAGQRQAIAAFLDQSVDLDDVFARTVRLLSSLTNQVALVQYPTLGNARVRHIELVPMSPTRLMTVFITDGGRVDQRMIELPVEADEVFVGELRAKLNAALSGRALAEVGTVAGTLDGQFAPDRREAVRVVADALLGHVDEHRSDRLVMAGAANLVRTEQDFAGSVYPVLEAIEEQVTLLKLFSEMQLDSQGVSARIGRENDAALHEAAVVTSAYSMGRDSSAKLGVLGPTRMDYSNNMAAVRAVARYVSRLLGEE
- the dnaJ gene encoding molecular chaperone DnaJ, whose protein sequence is MADHYEVLGIDRGASADEVKKAYRRLARELHPDVNPSGEAAERFKQVTHAYDVLSDPQQRQQYDMGGSGGMGGASGFGGFGDIFETFFGGGQSQRGPRSRRERGQDALLRVEVELDEIIFGTHREIEVDTAVLCETCNGSCCSPGTEPATCDICRGSGQIQRTVRSLLGNVLTSSPCGTCRGYGTVIPSPCPTCAGQGRVRARRTVAVDIPAGVDTGLRIQLPGQGEVGPAGGPNGDLYLEMKVKTHETFSRNGDDLLATVEVQMADAILGTTVTLPGLDGDVSVELKAGTQSAEIITIKDRGITRLRGSGRGDLKIGVQVVTPARLNSKETELIKQFAASRRPVPPQFATFQQGLFSKLRDRFLNL